The sequence GTATTATTAAGGCTATATTTGGTTATGGAAAATTTCAAAAGAGGACGTTTTGAATGGCAGATGCTTGAGCTGCCTGATGGTATTACAACTTCTAATGGGAATTGGTATCACATAACCCGTGAAGGGATTGAAGAATATGTGCCCGGTTTACTAAAAGAGAAACCTTTGGAACTTATTATTGAGGAAGCCGATGCGTGGATGAAAAGCTCCGATGGCCTCGCGCTGATGCTGTTTTTTGTTCTGGTTTATATGTCCGTAAACCCACTCATTGCTTCTGTAGTATCTCTGATTTTTTATTTTATCTGGTACTTCAATGCGAGCGTATTTGTGAATGTTGCGGCTACCCCGATGGCAAAATTGATTTCCAAAGATGGCTTCATTTACACCGTTTCAGCCGTGTTGCTAATTGGGATTACTCTGAATGACATGATTGCCGGAATGGGTATCATAGTCGATTTCAGTGCTGTATGGTATGGATTAGCCCTGTTCTTTCTCTTTAAAGTTGGGCTGCTTGGGTTAACCCTCCAATTCGCGAAAAGTAAATTCCTGAAGAAACCCACCATCCCAAAGCAAGACCGAATTCTTAACATGCTTTTAATACGATATGGGATGAAGCATGGTATTTTAACAGGCAAGATAGAGGAAATGGAAAAAGAGCTGATCCGAATTGCCAACTATCACAAAAAGAAGAAAAAGAAGTAAATTTTCTATAACAAAATGAAACAGATTTTCACTATTCGTCACGGAGAGACAGACAACAATAAAGTGGGTATTATGCAGGGGAGAGGTCTGGACGCTTCCATCAACGAAACCGGAAAGCTACAAGCTGAAGCTATTCGGGATGCGCTAAAACCCATTCAAGTAGGTAAAATCATTGCCAGTAGTTTGGTTAGAACGCACGAAACGGTACAACCTTTGGCTAATGAAAGAAATTTATCAATAGAGAAATATTCAGAACTCGATGAGTTGGATTTCGGGGAATTTGAAGGCAAAGTATTTATGGATTTTGAGAATGAAATCATGGCTCTGCATGATCAATGGGTTTCTGGAAAGGTGGATGTCAGTCCCCATGGGGGTGAGTCGCCACAACAAGCTTTTGACCGGGCAAATGGCAAAGTCATGGAAGTGCTTGAATCAACCAAAGAGGAAAATATAGTTTTTATGATTCATGGGAGATTAACCCGCATTTTACTTTCAGAGTGGTTGGGACTTGGACTCAAAAACATGCACAAAATTGAGCATCAAAACGGAGCCATCAACCACCTTACCTGGCATGAAGGGAAATTTGAGGCAGTGGAGTTGAATAAAACGGAGCATTTGGTTGAGCTTGTTTGATGTTCCAAAAGAAAAGCGGACAGGACACAACCCATAGAAACAGTGTAATCCCTGTTCCATTATTTCCTTATCTTTTAAGTTGAAGTTAAGAACCATTTCAGCCTGCTTTCGGTTTTATAGCCAAAAGTGAAACCAATCGATATTTATGAGTGAAAAAGTAAGAACAATGTTTGCTGATATAGCCGATGATTATGATCGGATTAACAGCGTACTTTCATTTGGAGTACACCACGCATGGCGT comes from Balneola sp. and encodes:
- a CDS encoding histidine phosphatase family protein; its protein translation is MKQIFTIRHGETDNNKVGIMQGRGLDASINETGKLQAEAIRDALKPIQVGKIIASSLVRTHETVQPLANERNLSIEKYSELDELDFGEFEGKVFMDFENEIMALHDQWVSGKVDVSPHGGESPQQAFDRANGKVMEVLESTKEENIVFMIHGRLTRILLSEWLGLGLKNMHKIEHQNGAINHLTWHEGKFEAVELNKTEHLVELV